The genomic stretch GGTGCTGTTCGACGAGCCCAGCCGGGGGGCGCTGGCCAGGTTCGCCACAGGCTCGGTGACGGTGATCGGCTTTCCCCTGTGCGTGGCTGTGGCGGCCGCCATCCTGCGCAGTCTCAGCGCGGCGGCGGAGGCCTCGCGCAGGGAGATCGAGCAGGTACGCGTCGCCGAGGCCGTCGCAGCCGAGTCGCACCGGCGCAGGCAGCAGAGGTTCGCCGAGTTGTCGGCGACCACGATTCCGCTGCTGGAGGGGCTTGCCGACGGCTCGCTCCGCCCTGAGGAGCCGGTGGTCCAGCGCCGCTGCGCCATCGAGGCGGCCCGGATGCGGCGGCTGTTCGCCGAGTCCGACACCGTCACGAACCCCCTGCTGCACGAGCTACGCCACTGCATCGACGTGGCGGACCGCAAAGGCGTCGTGGTGGAGCTGGACGCGCGTGGCCACTGGCCCGCACTGCCCGTGGCCGTTCGACGCGATCTCACCGAGGCCGTGCTCATCGTGCTGGCCACCGCCGCCTCCCGGGCGCGGGTCACCGTCGTGGGCAGTGCGGACCTGGTGTCGGTCAGCGCGGTCGCGGACTGCGGCGAGGTGGACGTGCCGAGCCCGGCGACACCCGGCGTACGGGTCGAGACATTGACGTACGACGACACGGTCTGGATGGAGGTCCGATGGCAGCCGACTCCGCACCCGGCTCCGCAGCCGACGAGCTGATCACCGCGGTGATCGTCGATGATCATGCGGCCATTGCCGCCGGTGTGCGCGCCTGGTGCTCCGAAGCCGCGCCGCCGATCGATCTCATCGATGCCGGGGACCGGCTCGCCGACGTCTGGACCGGACCCGGCGCCGCCGCCGACGTGGTGATCTTCGATTTGGAGCTGGTGCCGCGCAGACCGGACTTCGGTGAGCTCCGCAGGCTGGTCGACAACGGCAGGCGGGTGATCGTGTACTCGCAGCACACCGACGACGCGACCGCGATCAAGTGCGTCGACCTCGGCGCGCTCGCCTACCTGACCAAGCGCGAAGGACCCGAGCACCTGGTGCCCGCCATCCGGGCGGCGGCGCGGGGCGAGCCCTACACCGGGCCGTCGCTGTCCGGCGCGCTCGTCGCCGACGACGCCCCCGGCCGGCCCCGCCTGTCCCAGCGCGAAACCGAGGTGCTGCGGGCCTGGTTCGTGTCCTCCTCGAAGGAGCTCGTCGCCGTCAAGCTCAACATCACCGTCAAGACCGTGGACACCTACATCGCGCGCGTACGGGTGAAGTACGCCAACGTGGGACGGGCCGCCCGGACCAAGAGCGAGCTCGTCGGCCGCGCCCTCGACGACGGGCTCATCACGCTCGCCGAGCTCAACCAAACGGTGACCTCGTTGTAGGGCATTCGCCGGACACCAGAGCACCCCGTGCCTTCATAGAGTGGCGGTCAGTCGCGGCCAAGCCGCGCGGATGCCCTCCGCGATGGAGCGGTGGGTATCCCTTGCCCGGGAACGCATGCGAAAGCCGTGGGGGAAGCTTCCTGTCTTGCCTGTCGCTGAGTCAGCCGCCGGCCCGGTCATACCGGCCGGCGATGTTCCCTCCGGCGGGAGACACGCACCAGCACTTCGACGTGGGGCCGGCGGCGTTGGCGTAGAGCGCGCCGCCGCCGGGCGATGACGCGGTTCCAGCCGGAGGCGTGGTCCACGCGCGGCAGACCATCATGATCGTCGGGATCGGCGCTCCAGGCGTTGCATCCGACAGGACGGGGACATTCCTGATGGGACTGGAGATCAAGATTCTGGGGCCATGGGAGATCACGGCGAACGGTGAGCCGGCGACACTGACCGGTGAGCGGCGGGTCGGGGTCCTGGCCAATCTGGCATTGAGCGTCGGCCGGCCGGTCCCCGCGGGCCGGCTTCTCGCCCAGGTGTGGGGCCAGAGCACAGCGACCACGGCAGGCAAGCAGCTGCACATCGTGGTGTCGAAGCTTCGCGGCCTCCTCTCACCCCACCAAGGCGACGACATCATCATGACCGTCGCCGGCGGGTACCAGCTGAATCTGCCCCGCGAGAGCATCGACGCCCACCTGTTCACGCTCCTGGTCGCGCAGGCACGTGCCGCGCACGCCCGGCGCGAGATCGCGGCGGCGGACAAGCTGTTCCAGCGGGCTCTGGCACTGTGGCGGGGCAACGCGCTGGCCGGCATGAGGGCCCCATGGGCGCAGGTCGAGTCCGCCCGTTTGGAAGAAGAGCGCCTGGCCGCGCTGGAGGACCACATCGACCTACGCCTGGCGGCCGGTGACCACCACGCGGTGGTGCCGGTGCTCAGCGCCCATACCGAGGCTCACCCGCTGCGGGAGCGTCCTCGCGCCCAGCTGATGCTGGCGTTGTACCGGGCCTCCCGATCGTCCGACGCCCTCACGGTGTACCAGGAGACGCGCCGCGTCATGGTCGATGAGCTGGGCATCGAACCGGGAGCGGCGTTGCGCCGGCTGCAGCAGGCGGTGCTGCGGCGGGAGCCCGCGCTCGACCTTGCCTCCCCGGCCCAGCGAACCACACTCACCAGGCCCGCCGTCCCGAACGAACTGCCCGCCGACAGCCAGGTGTTCACCGCCCGCGCCACGGAAATCGCCTGGCTACGCAGAACGCTCACCGACACCGTGCCCGAACGTCCCGCCGTCGCCGCGATACACGGCCCCGGAGGGACCGGCAAATCGGCGCTGGCCGTCCACGTCGCGCACGCCATCGCCGACCGCTTCGCCGACGGGGTCCTCTACGTCGATCTGCGCGCCGCCACCGCCGGGCTCCGGCCGCTGTCGCCGTTCGATGCCCTCAGCCGGTTGCTGCGCTCGCTCGGGCTTGACGGCGCCGCCATACCGTCCACCCTGGAGGAGGCCGTCGCCCGCTACCGCTCTCTCACCTCGACGCGCAACCTGCTCGTCGTTCTCGACGACGCGCTCGACACCGGCCAGGTCAGGCCTCTCATCCCGGCCGGGCCCGCCTGCGCGGTCATCGTCACCAGCCGCCAGGTCATGGCCTCTCTCGACCACTCGAGCCATCTGCACCTGGCCGGGCTCGACCACGCCGACGCCACCGCGCTGTTCGCCCGTATGACCGATCCCCGCCGCGTGAGCGCCGAGCCGGAAGCCGCGCAGCGGATCGTACGGCAGTGCGGTGGCCTGCCCCTGGCACTGCGCATCGCGGTGGCACGCCTGGCCGCCCGGCCCGATCGGGCGCTGTCCGGCCTGGCCGATCGCCTCACCGACCCGACCCGCCGCCTCGATGCCCTCGAACACGCCGACCTGGCGATCCGCTCCAGCATCGCGGTCAGCCTCCAGCACCTCCCGGAAGAGCCCGCAGGTCACGACGCCGCGCACGCGTTCCTCCTGCTCGGGCTCCTGGAAACCCCCACCCACACGGCGGCTGCCGCGTCCGCTCTCACCGACTGGCCGGAACACCGCGCGCAAGCCGCGCTCAACCGGCTCCTGGACGCCCGCCTCCTCGAATCCGCGGAGCCCGGTCACTACCGGATGCACGATCTGATCCGCCTCTATGCCCGCGAACAGGCCGCCCGCCACGTGCCCGAATCCGCGCGCGTCACTGCCACCCGCCGCGCGTTCCATCACTACCTGGCCACGCTCACGAACGCCTGCGCCCTGATCGACCCCGGCACGGACAGTCCCAAGGCCGACCGGCCCGGCCTCGCCTTCGCCACCCTCGCAGAGGCGAACCGCTGGGTCGTGGACGAACGCCACAACATCCTCGCCATCGCCCGGCAGGCGACCGCCGACCCCCGCACCGCGGCCGCCGCGCAGGGTCTCCCCGACGCCCTCTCCCGGCTCTTCTGGCGCAGGTGCCGCACGATGGAGCGCTCCGCCGTGTCGGCGGCAGGCTTGACGACACAGGCCGTCGCGACGCCTCAAGAGGGCAGGCGAGCGTTCACGCCGATATCGCCGCCGCCTGGAAGGCGGCCCCACCTTACGGCCAACCGGACGTCGTAACGCGGTCCGGCCGGCTCACTCGCTCCCCAGAACGGTCCCGCGATAGTGCGTCGCACGACAGAGCGGGTTCAGGGCTGAGGCCGTCGACGGAGCAGGGCTGCCGGGCGAGAAAACATACCGGGGATATACCGGAGACATGCTCAATGTATGTCGTCACACTCGCATGTTCGGTGAACGACGGGAGCGCTCCCGATGGAGCTGGAGATCAAGATTCTCGGCCCATGGCAGGTGGTCGCCGGCGGGGAGCCGCTGCGGCTGGCCGGTCAGCGGCGCATCGGGGTGCTGGCCAGGCTCGCGGTCAGTGCCGGTCTGCCGGTCACCGCGCAACAACTCGTCACCGACGTGTGGGCGGGGACTTGGGCGGCGACGGCCGACAAGCAGCTCCACATCGTGGTGTCGAAGCTCCGGGAACTGCTCGCGCCCCACGTGGGCGGCGAGATCATCGAGACCGTCCCCGGCGGATATGTGCTCACCCTGCCCCGCGACAACATTGACGCCCACCTGTTCATCCGCCTGGTCCGGCGGGCGCGTACCGCCAGGGCACACGGGGCGGCAGCCGCGGCGGACAGCCTGTTCCGGCAGGCCCTGGCCCTGTGGCGGGGGACCGCGCTGGCCGAGGTGACCGCCCCGTGGGCCCAGATCGAATCCACCCGGCTGGAGGAGGAACGCCTGGCCGCCTTCGAGGACCACGTCGACCTGCGTCTGGCCACCGGCCGTCACCACGCGGTGGTGCCCGACCTCGTGCCCCACGTCGAGGCCAACCCGTTGCGGGAGCGCCCACGCGCTCAGCTCATGCTGGCGCTGTATCGGGCGGCTCGCCCCTCTGAAGCGCTGGAGGTCTATCAGGAGGGCCGGCGCGTCGCCGTCGCCGAACTGGGCATCGAGCCGGGAGCTGAACTACGCAAACTGCATGGCGCCGTACTGAGCAGGGATCCCGTGCTCGACCTCGCCACGCCCGCACAGGAGACCGTGCTCGGGGAGCCGGTCGCGCCGGCCGAACTGCCCGCCGACACGCGGGCGTTCACCGCCCGGACCGAAGAGGTCGCCTGGCTGCGTGACGTGCTCGCCCGACCGGCTCAGGGGGTTCCGGCCGTGGCCGCCATCGACGGTCCCGGCGGCATCGGCAAGTCCGCGCTGGCCGTCCACGCCGCGCACGCCGTCGCCGACCGGTTCACCGACGGAGTCGTCTACGTCAATCTGCACGGCGCCACCGCGGGGCTCCCGCCGCTCTCCTCGATCGAGGCGCTGAGGCAGCTGCTGCGCTCGCTGGGGCTCGACGGCACCGCCGTACCGGCGGAGCCGGACGAGGCCGCGGCTCGCTATCGTTCGCTCACCGCGGCGTGCAACCTGCTCGTCATCCTCGACAACGCGCTCGACGCCGCGCAGGTGCGCCCGCTGATCCCGGCAGGAGCAGACTGCGCCGTCGTCGTCACCAGCCGCGATGTCCTCGGCAGTCTGGACAACGCCCACCACCTGCACCTCGCCGGGCTTACCGACGCCGAAGCGGTCACGCTGCTCGCACGCATCGCGGGACCGGCCCGTGTCCAGGCCGAGCCGGGGGCCGCAGAGCGGATCATCCGGCTCTGTGGTGGGTTGCCGCTCGCCGTTCGCATCGCGGGCGCGCGGCTGGCGTCCCGTCCTGACTGGGCGCTGGCCGACCTCGCCGAGCGGCTGGCGGACGCCACGCGCCGTCTCGACACGCTCCAGTACGCCGACCTGGCCGTGCGCGCCGGCATCGCGGTCAGCCACCAGCACCTGCGCGAGGAACCCGCCGGTCAGGACGCGGCTCGCGTCCTGACGATGCTCGGCCTGCTCGACACGCCCACCCACACCCCGGCGGCCACCGCCGCGCTCACCGGCTGGCCGGAGCACCGTGCCGAGGCGGCCCTCGACCGCCTCCGCAACGCCCGCCTCCTCGAATCGGCAGGCCCCAGCCGATACCGGCTCCACGACCTCATCCGCTTGTACACGCGCGAACAGGCCGCCCGTGAGCTCCCCGAACCCGACCGCGCCGCCGCCGTCCACCGTGCCCTGCACCATTACCTGGCCACGGCCACGACCGCCGGTTCGTGCCTCCACCCCGCGAGTCAGGTCCTTCTCGGCAGAAAGGCGGACCAGCCCGGCGTCGCCCTCACGAGCGCAGAGGAGGCCAGCCGGTGGGTCGGGGAAGAACGGGACAACCTTCTCGCGGTCGCGCAACAGGCTCTCGACGGTCCCGACCCGCAGACCGCCGTCGCACTCGCCATCCGCCTCCACTGGCCCTTCTGCTACCAGGGGTGGCACACGCAACTGATCGGCATCTACAAGGCCGCCATCGAGGCGGCCGGACGCTGCGCCGACCGGGCAGGCAAGGCACAGATACGCAGCTTCCTCGGCTGGGTCCACCGCGACCAGGGCCGCTACGATGACGCGATCTCCGAGCTGGAGCGGGCGCTCGCCGCCTGGGACCGCGCCGGGCTGCCCCGGCGGAAAATAGGCGCGCTCAACACCCTCGGTGTCACCAACACGCTGGTGGGACGCCTGGACGCCGCCCTCAGCCACCTCGGGCTCGCGCTGACGTTCGCCGAGGGAAGCGAACAGCTCGGCGCCGAGGCCACGATCCGCAACAACCGCGTGCACGTCTACTACCGTCAAGGCCGGATGGACGAAGCGGTCGCGGAAGCAAGAGCTGTTGTGGACCTGTTCTCACGAGAGCGCGTGTCGCTCATGGGCGAGGGCACGGCGCGCGACACGCTCGGTGACGCCTACCGCCACGCCGGCCGCCTCACCGAAGCGGTGGAGAGCTATGAGCTCGCCGTCAAGATGCTCCGCGAATCCGGCTATCGCCTGGGGGAGGCGGTGTCCCGCTGGTGGCTCGGCACCACCCTTCACGACCTGGGCAGACACGACGAGGCCAGGAAAGCGTGGCGAGAATCCCTCATGCTCCTGCGGGACGCGCGTCTGCTCACGCCGGCGGAGGCGGATGACATCGACGGCCAGGCCGTGCCGGAAACGCCGAGACCCATCATGAACATGCTCTGACCTCGTCGTCCGGGGCCGCTGTGCCCCGGCGAAGGCGGCCAGAACCGCAGGGCTAGCGTCCCTGGTAGGTCTCGCGGGCCGACATGACGTCGGGCATGCGGCCCTCCACCCAGGAGATCAGCGGGATCAGGTGCTCGGCGGCCTCGCGGCCGAGCGTGGTGAGGCTGTATTCGACCCTGGGCGGGATCGTGTGCTCGGCCTCCCGGAGCACCATGCCGTCGCGTTCCAGGGCCTGGAGGGTCTGGGACAACATCTTCTCGCTGACGCCGTCGACGCGACGGCGTAGCGCGTTGAACCGGTAAGGCCCTTCGTACAGGGCCGCCAGCGCCAGGATCGCCCAGCGGCCGGTGATCGTCTCCAGCACCGTGCGTGAGGTGCACCTGCGCGAGAAGACGTCGGCCACCAGGTTCTCGAACTCGTCCTCCATGGGGGCCACCTTACGCGCTCGCAGCACTTTCTGGTAGAAAGTGCTAACCGAACTGCAGGTACTAGAGGAGAGTAATCATGATCGTGGTAACAGGGGCCAGCGGACACCTGGGCCGGCTGGTGATCGAGGAGCTGAAGAAGCGCGTTCCCGCCGAGCGGATCGTCGCCGCGGCGCGTACCCCGGAGAAGGCCGCCGATCTCGGCGTCGAGGTGCGGGAAGCCGACTACGACCGGCCGGAGACGCTGAAGGACGCGCTGCGCGGCGCCACCAAGGTGCTGCTCATCTCGGGCGTGGACGTCAACCGGGCGCAGCAGCACGCGGCGATCGTGGACGCGGCCAAGGAGGCCGGGGCCGCGCTCGCCTACACCAGCGCGCCCAGCGCCGACATCACCGAGACGGCCCTCGCCGCCGACCACAAGGCGACCGAGGCGTACATCAAGGCGTCCGGGGTGGCGTACACGATCGTGCGCAACAACTGGTACCACGAGAACTACGCGCAGTCGATCACGATGGCTCCCCAGCTCGGCGCCCTGTACGGCGCCGCCGGCGACGGCCGGATCGCCTCGGCCTCGCGCGCCGACTACGCCGCCGGCGCGGCCGCCGTGCTGGCCGGTGACGGCCACGAGGGCAAGGTCTACGAGCTGACCGGCGACACCGCCTGGACCCTTGCCGAGCTGGCCGCCGAGATCTCCGCGGTCACCGGCAAGGAGATCGCCTACCAGAACCTGTCGAAGGACGACTACGCGGGCGTCCTGGCCGGCGCCGGCGTGCCGGCGCCGATGGCGGGGGTGCTGGCCGACGTGGACGTCAACATCTCCCGTGGCTGGCTCGCCCACACCCCGGGCACGCTCCGGGAGCTCATCGGCCGCCCCACGCAGCCGATCGGCGAGTACGTCCGCGCCGTGCTCGCTTAGCGTCGGCGAGGAGTTCCGTCACGGCCGACGGCAGGCCGGGGAAGGGGACGCTGGGCAAGGTGACCGGCAAGTGCCGTTCAAAAGGTGCTTGTCCGACGTCGTGGCGCATTGCCCCGGCACATGCGGCGGCGTGCACTGCACAAAGGCCGTGTCGGCTCCGCCCTGGCTCGCTGTCCCGTACCGCGATGGGCTCGGGGCGCGGGCCGAACCGGGCGGACGTCATCACCGTGCGAGGAGGAGACCGCTGTGATCCGACAGGATGAGCCGACCGCGGATGGGCTGGTCGACGTCACCTTCACGCTGCCCGCCGACATCCCCGGGCGTGTCTCGGTCGTGGGCGACTTCAACCATTGGGATCCCTACGCCCATCCGATGCGGCGTACCGAGCATGGCACCCACACCGCGGTCGTCACTCTGCCGCAAGGTGCCAGCATCTGCTTCCGGTATCTGGCCGAGGGCGGGCGCTGGCTGGACGATCTGGACGCTGACGCCCGTGACGAGCGCGGCTGCATCGTGCACATCTCGGCCACCGCCGGCGGGAACAGGGAAGGTCAGGCACGCCGCCGCCGTGGGCGCGACCGCCTGCGCGTCGCCGACGTGACCCTCCCGCCGGAATACTTCTCCGGATAGGCGGTCCGCTCACGGCTCCGGCGCTCGTCCGTCAGACTCCACAACGCCGCCACCAGCGGGCTGCGCAGGTCCGCATGGCGGCCGGTGGCGGGCCGAACTGTCATGATGGCTGCGTTTCTCACAGCCGCTGCCGGACACGGAGGACAAACCGTGCGCATCGCTCTCGCCGGGCTCGCCACCAGCCACCCCTACACCGACGCCCGCACCCTGGCCCGCCACGCCGAGCTCGTCGTGTGGGAGCAGGATCCGGAGCGGCTGCGGAGGTTCACCGATGAGCATCCGCAGGCGAAGGTGGCCGGCAGCCTGGAGGAGATGCTGGCGGGCCGGCTCGACGGTGTGGTGCTGACCGTGCCCAACCCCCAGGTGCCGCAGGCGCTGGCCAAGGTGCTGGAGACGGGCGTGGCCTGCTTCGTGAACAAGCCCGCCGCCGCCGCCCGGGCCCAGTTGGAGCAGCTCGATCGCCTGCCGATCCACGACCGTGTGTTGTCCAGCTCGGTGCTCCGGTTCGCGCCGGCCTTCGCGGGAGCGCGGGTCGAGCGGGGCGAGGTGCTGGCGGTGCGCGCGACCGTACGGCATGACGTGGGCATCTGGGCGACCGGCTACAACGCCTGGCAGGACACACCGGGCCAGGGCGGCGGAACGATGGTCACCATGGGGATCCACGGAGTGGAACTGCTGGTGGCGCTGCTCGGTCCCGACGTACGCCTGGTGGGGGCGGCGGGGGCGCGGCGGCATTACACGACGCTCCGGTCGGAGGACACCGGAGTGATGGCGTTGCGCTGGGATGACGGCATCACCGGGACGGTCGAGATCCTTGGTGTCTCCGCGTCCGAGTCCTACAGCGTCACGGTGCATACACGCGACGCCACCGAGACGATCGTGATCGAGGGTGGCGACGATCCGATGGCAGGTCTCGGGTACGAAGGGACGATCGAGGCGTTCCTCGCGATGGTGGGCGGTGCGCCGAGTCCGGTGCCGTGGGAGGAGACGAGAGCCGTCCTCGATGTGCTCGTCTCCGCCCGCGAGAAGAGCGCCTGAGCGGCCCCGCCCCGTTGACAGGCGAAGTCCGCCAAGGTTACGGTCTGGACCGTAAATCACGGATGGAGGAGACCGCGTGCGGACGACAGCGGAACTCGAGGAGCGGCTGGCACGGCCGAGTCCTGGGCTCGTCGACGATCTGGGCAAGCTCGACGGCGACATCATGATCCTGGGCGCCGGCGGCAAGCTCGGTCCGAGCCTCGTGCGCCTGGCCCTCAACGCGACCCGGGGCGAGCGGCGGGTCATCGCGGTGTCCCGCTTCTCCGAGCCGGGCCTGGCCGCGGCTCTCCAGGACGAAGGCGCCACCGTGGTCGCCGCCGACGTCGCCGACGAGCAGGCGCTGCGCGAGCTGCCGGACGCGCCCAACGTGGTCTTCCTGGTGGGCGCCAAGTTCGGCACGCAAGGCCGCGAGCACGCCACCTGGTTCACCAACGCCTACCTGCCCGGCCGCGTCGCCGACCGGTTCGCCGGCAGCAGGATCGCCGCGCTGTCCACCGGGAACGTCTACCCCCTCGTCCCCGTCACCAGCGGCGGCAGCACCGAGGACTCGCCCACCGGACCCGTGGGCGACTACGCGATGAGCTGCCTGGGCAGGGAGCGCGTCCTGACGCACTTCGCCGAGAAGAACCGCACGCCCATGTCGCTCATCCGCCTCAACTACGCGGTCGAGCTCCGCTACGGCGTCCTCGTCGACCTCGCCCAGAAGGTGCTCGCCGGAGAGCCCGTAGACCTGACGACGGGCCAGGTGAACGTGGTCTGGCAGGGCTACGCCAACGAGGTCGCGCTCCGGTCGCTGCTGCTCGCCGACGTGCCGCCGTACGTGCTCAACGTCACGGGCCCCGAGCTGATCTCGGTCCGGCAGGCGGCGCGGGCGCTCGGCGCGGCGCTCGGCAAGGAGCCGGTGTTCACCGGCGAGGAGGCGCCGACGGCGCTGCTGTCGAACGCCTCCCGCTGCCACCGCCTGTTCGGCTACCCCGAGCTGACCCCCGCCGAGCTCATCGAGCACACGGCGCGCTGGGTCGCCGACGGCGGGCCGCTGCTGGGCAAGCCCACCAAGTTCGAACGCCGCGACGGGCGTTTCTGATCCGCGTGCTCACTTCTCACGACAAAGGGGGACCTCACGTGCTCAGCACGGCTCCACAGGCTCAGACGTCTGTGCGCGACCTGTTCAGGCGCGGCTTGGTGATCCCGGCGCATCCCCTGGCCCTCAGCGAGGACAGGAAGCTGGACGAACGCCGCCAGCGCGCGCTGACGCGCTACTACGTCGAGGCCGGCGCGGGCGGCCTGGCGGTGGGCGTGCACACCACGCAGTTCGCCATCCACGGCACCGGCCTGCTGGCGCCCGTGCTCGAACTGGCCGCCGGCACGGCCAGGGAGTCCGACCGCGAGGTGGTGCTGGTGGCCGGTGCGACCGGGTCCACCGAGCAGGCGGTGGCGGAGGCCGAGCTGGCCAGGTCGCTCGGCTATCACATGGTGCTGCTCAGCCCGAACCGGGAGCTCGACGAGGACGGGCTGATCGAGCGGGCGCGGGCCGTGGGCGACGTGCTGCCGGTGATCGGCTTCTACCTGCAGCCCGCGGTGGGCGGGCGCCCGCTGTCGCGCGAGTTCTGGACGAGGCTGGCGTCGATCGAGTCCGTGGTGGGCGTCAAGGTCGCGCCGTTCGACCGATACCGCACCCTGGACGTGCTGCACGGCGTCGTACGGGCGGGCCGGGCGGGCGAGGTGGCGCTCTACACGGGCAACGACGACCACATCCTGGCCGATCTCATCACCTCGCACCGGGTGGTCGTGGACGGGCGGCAGGTGGAGGTGGAGTTCGTCGGCGGCCTGCTCGGCCAGTGGGCGGTCTGGGTGCGACGGGCGGTGGAGCTGCTGGAGGAGGCCACGATGGCCCGGGCGGGGGACGACGCGGCGGTACGCCGGCTGCTCGGCCTCGACGGTCACCTCACCGACGCCAACGCGGCCATCTTCGACTCGGCGAACGGCTTCCGCGGCTGCATCCCCGGCATCCACGAGGTGCTGCGCCGCCAGGGGCTGCTGGCGGGCCGCTGGTGCCTCGACCCGGAGGAGGAGTTGTCGCCGGGGCAGCTCGCGGAGATCGACCGCATCTGGGCCGCCTACCCGTGGCTTCGTGACGACGACTTCGTGGCCGAGGGGCTGGACCGATGGCTGGCCTAGAGGCGCGGGTCAGAGGGTGAGGCGGTAGAGGGTGAGGGGACGGCCGCTGGAGCCGCTGGTCAGGTTGCCGGTACGTTCGGCCAGCCCGGCGAGCTCCAGCCGGTGCAACATCCGCCGGGCGGTGCGCTGCTGGACGGCGAGCCGTTCGGCGATCTCCCGGGTGGTCAGCGCCTCGCCGCCGGCCGCGTCGCGGGCCTCCAGCAGCTTCTCCAGGGTCGGCACCGACAGTCCGACGCGCCGCGCGAGCACCGACAGGTTCTGCTCCCCGGACGGCATGCTGACCACCGACTCCAGCACGATGTCGGTGTCGGCCCGCAAGGACAGCACGGCGGCCACGTCCCCGATGCGCCTGGCCCTGGCCAGCGCCCGGCGGGCCAGGCTCTCGGCCTCGGCGGCGCTGCGCCCGAGGCCGAAACCCACCCGCGCCACGCTGCTGTGAACGGCCAGCCGCGCCAGCATGGGAAGCCCGGTGAAGCCGCCGGTGGCGTCGAAGAGCGGGCCGCGGGTGGTCACCAGCAGGTGCGTGCCGCCGCGGAAGGCGGCCAGCGTGCCGCCCAGAGCGGCGGCCTCGCGCAGCAGGCCTTCGTCGCCGTCCACCTCCACCAGGCCGAGCGCGATCTGCGCGTCCTCCTGAGCCTGGCCTTCGGCGGTCAGCAGGAGCTGGCGCAGCGCCACCCGGACCGAGTGCTCCGACGGCGCCAGGCGCAGCACGTGCATCTCGCCGCGCAGCGCCTCGTGCACCGAGCTCAGGCAGGTGATCACCGGGTGGTCCGGGTCGCGGCGGTGGAAGGAGACGATCTTCTTGGAGGTCGTCTCCGGACGGTAGCCGAGCGTACGCAGGCGGTCGGTGGGCAGCCCGGCCTCCACGAACGTGGCCGTGACGTCGGCGGGGGAGATGGTGTCGATCGACAGCCGCGTGATGTCGTGGCCCTCGCGCTGAAGCCGCACCAGGGCGCTGAGCAGGGTCGCGCCCGAGTAGTCGACGAACACGGCGGGGCGGGTGAGCACGTCGGCGCCGCGGGCCAGCATGTACGGCACGATGCCGGTGAACAGCCAGCCCTCGACCGCGCCGGCATGGGCCTCGACGATGGCCGGAGCCTGCGACTCGTGGTCGTAGTCGAGCCGGAGCGTGCTCACGCCGGGCTGCTCCTCGCAGGTGGCGGCGACGTCGTCGACCAGATCGTGCGGGCCGACGACTCCGATGACGATACCCACCCGCGCCTCCTTCCCCATTTTTACGGTCTAGACCGAAAGGCTATCTGGTGACCCTGCACTTTCCCAACATGGCCGAACCCGCAGGCCGCACGCTCGGCGACGAGGAGGTGGCGGCGCTGGACCGGGTCATCCGCTCCGGCATGCTCAACTCCGTGTGGGGGACCGAGGCGCGGGCGCTCGAACGCGAGGTCGCGGAGCTTTACGGCTCCCGCCACGCGATCGCGTGCTCGTCCGGCACCGCGGCCCTCCACCTGTCGG from Nonomuraea polychroma encodes the following:
- a CDS encoding Gfo/Idh/MocA family protein, whose protein sequence is MRIALAGLATSHPYTDARTLARHAELVVWEQDPERLRRFTDEHPQAKVAGSLEEMLAGRLDGVVLTVPNPQVPQALAKVLETGVACFVNKPAAAARAQLEQLDRLPIHDRVLSSSVLRFAPAFAGARVERGEVLAVRATVRHDVGIWATGYNAWQDTPGQGGGTMVTMGIHGVELLVALLGPDVRLVGAAGARRHYTTLRSEDTGVMALRWDDGITGTVEILGVSASESYSVTVHTRDATETIVIEGGDDPMAGLGYEGTIEAFLAMVGGAPSPVPWEETRAVLDVLVSAREKSA
- a CDS encoding NAD-dependent epimerase/dehydratase family protein gives rise to the protein MRTTAELEERLARPSPGLVDDLGKLDGDIMILGAGGKLGPSLVRLALNATRGERRVIAVSRFSEPGLAAALQDEGATVVAADVADEQALRELPDAPNVVFLVGAKFGTQGREHATWFTNAYLPGRVADRFAGSRIAALSTGNVYPLVPVTSGGSTEDSPTGPVGDYAMSCLGRERVLTHFAEKNRTPMSLIRLNYAVELRYGVLVDLAQKVLAGEPVDLTTGQVNVVWQGYANEVALRSLLLADVPPYVLNVTGPELISVRQAARALGAALGKEPVFTGEEAPTALLSNASRCHRLFGYPELTPAELIEHTARWVADGGPLLGKPTKFERRDGRF
- a CDS encoding dihydrodipicolinate synthase family protein translates to MRDLFRRGLVIPAHPLALSEDRKLDERRQRALTRYYVEAGAGGLAVGVHTTQFAIHGTGLLAPVLELAAGTARESDREVVLVAGATGSTEQAVAEAELARSLGYHMVLLSPNRELDEDGLIERARAVGDVLPVIGFYLQPAVGGRPLSREFWTRLASIESVVGVKVAPFDRYRTLDVLHGVVRAGRAGEVALYTGNDDHILADLITSHRVVVDGRQVEVEFVGGLLGQWAVWVRRAVELLEEATMARAGDDAAVRRLLGLDGHLTDANAAIFDSANGFRGCIPGIHEVLRRQGLLAGRWCLDPEEELSPGQLAEIDRIWAAYPWLRDDDFVAEGLDRWLA
- a CDS encoding SDR family oxidoreductase, producing MIVVTGASGHLGRLVIEELKKRVPAERIVAAARTPEKAADLGVEVREADYDRPETLKDALRGATKVLLISGVDVNRAQQHAAIVDAAKEAGAALAYTSAPSADITETALAADHKATEAYIKASGVAYTIVRNNWYHENYAQSITMAPQLGALYGAAGDGRIASASRADYAAGAAAVLAGDGHEGKVYELTGDTAWTLAELAAEISAVTGKEIAYQNLSKDDYAGVLAGAGVPAPMAGVLADVDVNISRGWLAHTPGTLRELIGRPTQPIGEYVRAVLA
- a CDS encoding isoamylase early set domain-containing protein, which translates into the protein MIRQDEPTADGLVDVTFTLPADIPGRVSVVGDFNHWDPYAHPMRRTEHGTHTAVVTLPQGASICFRYLAEGGRWLDDLDADARDERGCIVHISATAGGNREGQARRRRGRDRLRVADVTLPPEYFSG